In Paenibacillus sp. BIC5C1, a genomic segment contains:
- a CDS encoding GerMN domain-containing protein, protein MNKKLWIAALLVTVMTVAAGCGSKPTAAPAPNQTQGAGTENNAPEDQNETDITEPVTVDPEDTTTTTPGNTEGSTEGTTTPSGGTTTEKPGTSETNEKKTIDVYYTDLEELELHKASAVISYSSDEAKYKAAFAALQQSKDDNLVPLWAKEIELKSVQFKDGALTLDIHMPDTARLGAGGEVFAIDALKQTFFQFDEIKSLDLLVDGQQSESLMGHVDLEHPMTRSE, encoded by the coding sequence ATGAACAAAAAATTATGGATTGCAGCGCTGCTGGTAACGGTTATGACAGTTGCTGCTGGATGTGGAAGCAAGCCAACAGCTGCTCCAGCTCCAAATCAGACTCAAGGTGCGGGAACAGAGAATAATGCGCCTGAGGATCAGAATGAGACGGATATTACTGAACCTGTAACTGTGGATCCGGAGGATACAACGACAACGACACCGGGTAACACAGAAGGCAGTACGGAGGGTACAACGACTCCATCGGGTGGAACTACTACAGAGAAGCCTGGAACTTCCGAAACTAATGAGAAGAAGACCATTGATGTGTACTACACAGATCTGGAAGAGTTGGAATTGCACAAAGCATCGGCAGTTATTTCTTATTCTTCTGATGAAGCCAAGTACAAGGCTGCATTTGCAGCGCTGCAACAAAGCAAAGACGACAATCTTGTTCCGCTTTGGGCTAAAGAAATTGAATTGAAATCTGTTCAGTTCAAAGACGGTGCGCTTACCCTGGATATTCACATGCCGGATACAGCACGTCTTGGTGCAGGTGGCGAAGTGTTTGCCATTGATGCTTTGAAGCAAACGTTCTTCCAGTTTGATGAAATCAAATCACTTGATTTGCTGGTAGATGGCCAGCAATCCGAGAGTTTGATGGGCCATGTGGATCTTGAGCATCCAATGACACGATCCGAATAG
- a CDS encoding N-acetylmuramoyl-L-alanine amidase family protein, translating to MKKFGFLVLLFVFGLVFPGYSHAAADTHIILDGKEIVQPSDAKAEIINSSVMVPIRVISESLGYGVDWKQATSTVTISKDNTAMQMIVGQKTATVNGSNVNLDAPPLVKNGTTLVPLRFIGEQMGLKVGWNNTTKTVTLVTQNSGSGNGTTTPPNSGNDGGGSDQEGLVLVNGISFSDNRFLIATSGNTKPNVFTMTGPDRIVIDLPNTAFADSFSEGQALDSNQNGQLVVSGYPDVSKIRYSLYSNSPSTLRFVIDLTNAKGYDVQSDSGLVMIDLNKEGTTTPQPPVGNNGKKVVVVDAGHGNQDPGAIGVTGKKEKDFNLAMALKVEALLKKESNIDVVLTRSDDTFLALSERVKIAEKLKADIFISIHANSGSAAANGVETYYTRSNSKALATVMHKYLLQSSGLKDRGVKTASLHVTRETTMPAVLLEAGFLSNKSDEAALFTESFQNSVAKGIVAGIKEYLGIK from the coding sequence ATGAAGAAGTTCGGTTTTTTGGTACTGTTATTTGTCTTTGGGCTCGTTTTCCCGGGCTATAGTCATGCAGCAGCAGATACGCACATTATCCTAGATGGGAAAGAAATTGTGCAACCTTCGGATGCCAAAGCGGAAATCATCAATAGCAGTGTGATGGTTCCGATTCGGGTTATTTCGGAGAGCCTGGGATATGGTGTGGACTGGAAACAGGCAACAAGCACCGTGACTATTAGCAAAGACAACACTGCCATGCAGATGATTGTTGGACAGAAGACGGCAACGGTGAACGGCAGTAATGTGAACCTGGATGCCCCGCCACTCGTGAAAAATGGAACCACACTTGTGCCTTTAAGGTTCATTGGTGAGCAAATGGGTCTTAAGGTGGGTTGGAACAATACAACGAAGACGGTAACATTAGTTACCCAGAATTCAGGTTCCGGAAACGGGACAACCACTCCTCCGAACTCTGGTAATGACGGTGGAGGATCTGATCAGGAGGGTCTTGTACTGGTGAACGGCATCAGCTTCAGTGACAACCGCTTTTTGATTGCAACTAGCGGAAATACGAAGCCGAACGTCTTCACGATGACAGGACCGGATCGAATCGTTATAGACTTGCCAAATACCGCATTCGCTGACTCTTTTAGTGAAGGACAAGCTTTGGACAGCAACCAGAATGGACAGCTTGTCGTGAGTGGATATCCGGATGTGTCGAAGATTCGTTATTCCTTGTACAGCAATAGTCCTTCTACTCTTCGTTTTGTCATTGATCTGACCAATGCGAAAGGTTATGACGTGCAAAGTGACTCTGGTCTGGTTATGATTGATCTGAACAAAGAAGGCACTACAACACCGCAGCCTCCTGTTGGCAACAACGGCAAAAAAGTTGTTGTTGTAGACGCTGGACATGGTAATCAGGACCCGGGAGCCATTGGTGTAACCGGCAAGAAGGAAAAAGACTTCAATCTGGCAATGGCTCTGAAAGTGGAAGCATTGCTGAAAAAAGAATCTAACATTGACGTTGTGCTTACGCGCAGCGATGATACATTTTTGGCTTTAAGTGAACGAGTGAAAATCGCAGAAAAATTAAAGGCGGATATCTTTATTTCTATTCATGCGAACAGCGGGTCTGCAGCGGCAAACGGTGTGGAGACATATTACACCCGTTCGAATAGCAAGGCATTGGCTACGGTGATGCACAAGTATCTCTTGCAATCATCTGGCCTGAAGGACCGCGGAGTAAAAACGGCAAGTCTCCACGTAACCCGTGAAACAACGATGCCGGCTGTTTTGCTGGAAGCCGGTTTCCTGAGCAATAAGAGCGATGAAGCCGCATTGTTCACTGAAAGTTTCCAGAACAGTGTAGCCAAAGGGATTGTTGCAGGGATCAAGGAGTATCTGGGAATTAAATAA